agagaaaagcagtgctgcgaacaccggcaactaccttgctaaaccatGATGACTCTGCCTTCGATcaaccaaaacatacctgaatctgcacacaatgtgcaaggagtaatgtgagtactccgactcagtgagtaataataataaataaagactgaaggcaaaaaatcacgcaaaaacacaaggtattccatactgaagcagtaaaatcactttaaacagtaaagcagtgagaaatcaagtgaaaatccttttttttcaaacaagtaaagcaagtagtttacaagtgagtaacaaaaatgatagaaatgtaaacagcccctcaaacaaaacatgtacaacaaaccgccccttgggcataatatcaacagaaccagcccctcgggctcaatatcagaacagtgccagcccctcaggctcaatatcagaacagtaacagcccctcgggcacaatattagatcagtaacagcccctcgggctcactttcagaatagtatcagcccctcgggctacctcacaatcactcatctcagcccctcgggcatagtatcaatcactcagaacaatgggtaccagCACTtattgtgggtgtgcagactccggaggggccccttacggcccaagcgctatatcaagccaccttgtgatatcatcactcagcatatcctcacatcactcaagccaccgcgtggcatataaagtatctcaggccctcggcctcatatcactcggcctcacatcactcaagccacctcgtggcataaatagtatctcaggccctcggcctcatatcactcagcctcacataactcaagccacctcgtggcataaatagtgtctcaggccctcggcctcatatcactcagcatatcctcacatatggccctcggcctcactcagtccggaaatcatcataagcccctcaggcatttgtaaaacagtagttctcagcccaaaatactatTTAGatatatcatttgagttttcaaatctgcataaaagcggctgagtttgtaaaacaataattatcaacaggattgaatttaaatataagtcaaaacaataaggaatagtgataaaaattcccaaaggattcaaataattggcacgaagcctaagtatgacaatcagcccaaatcatgatgataacaaataagtttcaatcaaatatgcggtaaaatcatcaatcgggatggaccaagtcacaatccccggtagtaaaaACCCTGCACTCATCATCCAACacatgtctcacctcaatatagcaccacgatgtgcaaatccggggtttcaaaccctcaggacatcatttacaatcagtactcacctcgaaccggctaatcctctagctcgcgatgcctttgtctctcaaatcgacctccgaatgcctctaatctagccacaataattcgattcagttaataaaaattataggaattaattccatatgaaattctacattttccattaaaaatccgaaattgcactcaaaattcgcctgtGGGGCCTatgtctcggaacccgacaaaaattacggaatatgaaacctcatccaaccacgagtccaaccataccaattttactaaaatctgacatcaactcgatcctcaaatcttcaaattaaaccaagagggttttcaagattttcccaactaaaatcaccaattaaatgccaaaactagtaatagattcgggtaatctaacaaaaattaagttaagaacacttaccccgttgttttctctaaaaatctcccaaaaatagCCTCTCCctgagctccaatttggtaaaaatgtcccattttcagaactcaACATTCTGTCTAGAATTTCtgtggttactgttcacgcatttTACTGTTCATGGGTATTGTccacggtactgttcatgggtactgtatacggggtactgttcatatgtaTTGTACATtgtactgtacacggatactatGTTTACTGTACATtgtactgtacacggatactgtttGTGCAGGTGCAgctactgttcacacgtgcgaaaaacgcagaaactgcccagaaaattgcaacagcttttcttttcactaaaaaggctctaactccatcatacgaactcggaattcgatgattcttgttcctatgagtcacaaataataataagaaCATAGCCCtttagtcgaaactcaattcggagctcatttgctcagttcaatacccatttcgctcattaaataattaactcatgtttcgtgtcaaaaatccaatcgcgacttgatgaaattagaccaaactttccagatcagtcctataattcattatcaaaattttggaagtctcaaaatcaaatttcgatctgtAGAACTAAAATtgaacctttggatcattacatgtttatgctcaaaacggcaaaatcttccaaaaactcttccaaaacattctgagcctcatgggaccccgaccaaacatgccaacacaccccataacataattcaaactttttccaaccttcagaatgctcaaaacaacatcaaaacatcaaatcaccctcggattcaagcctaagaattccaaaacattcgaaatccgaattcgatcaaaaagtcgaccaaacgacgtccaaatgacctgaaactttgcacacacatcacaaatgacataacgaagctacataaactctcggaattccattccgaccctcggatcaaaatctcacctatcaaccggaattcgccaaaatattaactttgctaattcaagccaaatccttccacggacttccaaaatgcattccgatcgcgctcctaagtcataaatcacccaacgaagctattccaaatcataaaatttccgatccgagctcatatacaaataagtcaactcttagtcaaacctttcaaattcaaagctttcaactgagactgttccttcaaattcattctgatttttcctgaaaaccaaaaccaacgatctacatcagtcataatacgttacacgagGCAAGTCATACCCGGGAACTGGCGAttaaagtgcaaaagttcaaaatgaccggtcgggtcattacaaagaccggaccctatgtgggttgcctacgtatcacgccccgaaagacgagaatcaggtatgcgtagttcgggcagataggatacgggcgagaaataaaaataacaactaatttagagaaaatatgttttttttctttctcttttttttttgaaaaatgatgaaacatgtaaactctttttttattttctttttccctttttttgatttttgatttttgaaaaatgatgaaaaagcacaaaaatcttttgaattttccacgctctttttttttctcttaacaAAATGTAACAGAAATGTAAACTCTTTTGAatttcttttttcattgttttttttcctttcttcatttaccctcagctatcattgatccgccaaatgacccttttacccttgaataaatgcaacatgtagcacataagatgcatcaggatggtcttttattttttggggtatacctttcctagacggacccaacccctgtgttgagtcccctaagtcaagtgcacatgatgcaaacaagcgttcctactagggatccagcatgaagctgagttattgtaggttcaaaacctgggtatttgttctagacttgtgtactcgagcggacaactcgaaccgaggagggggctacgtaccgggaaccaaaaggccatccggctaagtaacttgtccgagcctatTTCTTATTTcaagatatgacactaacagaataaggagtctcgactagcgagcacatccccgaagatgagaagagaagggtttagtaacagtttatatacaattcagataatatcaaagcggtaaaagcatcatttagaacattaggcccaagcatataatcagataacaaataaagccaaatacaacaattcatctaagctcgaattctgaaccctgaaccagagattctgggttcgatccccagcagagtcgccagagctgtcacacctcctttttacctaaaCCCCCGGAGAAGGGTAGTATTTAAGGgagttttttttaaattaaagtgacaatcaaaacgagattattttattaaaattcagagtcgccacttgggataattttatggtgtcccaagtcaccggttcaaatcccgaatcgaggaaaagattgactctgtttaacagtccgcgcaccaaaaatccaggtaaggaattctgttaacccgggagaaggtgttaggcattcccagattccatggttctagcacggtcgctcaactgttgtattcggcttaattatctgattttaataaatgttttagcctatggttcgattttaactttataaccacttttgtttaattattttcagGAAGATTGCAATgctattaaaacacgtcttggaccacgtcacataaatgcacccgcggtctttgacatattttaacattgttgagatttggatttgggtcacataaatgcgcacccgagtttaggaaggtaatattactaaaacaacgcgcctaaaacaactacgcgtttgcaactttgcgagggccatggaaattcaactaaatggcacgcctcgactTCTATGGATTCACATGTTAATTAAATGAGGGTTGTGCATTTTAAGATTTTGTTTGGCACAACACACCTCGAACTATTAAAAGAATTATTCCTAATTAGGCTTATAGAACTAATCTGTCAACCCTTTTAAATAACAAACACATTCTTAATTCTAACTTAACAGGCGCTAAAATAACAAATCAACCAGTTCTAACCATGTTCCCTCAGCAACACGTAAATCCCATGGgaataaaagaatctgccaacCAAACTTTTTAAAGCACAATCTCACCAATGTAGATTTAACTCTAAATCTCGATTTCCCTCAGCTTCAACTACCACAAATTTGGGAAAAATATGACAGGAGCTACAAATTAATTTCAACCATTAAAACCATCCCAACATAGCTTGAACAAAAGCATACCAACAATAACGAgaagaacaaaaacaaaacagCAACCAAATTCTCATGCGCACATTGACTTCATAAGTACGATCATGTTTCGTGGAAATTACAGTGAACTCAAATAAAGCTACCAATAAACAACTTTTGAATACACCATCGTGGAAGAGCAAATCTCATAACTGAAGCTTCCAAATAAATTATAGCCAAATGTAAAGGATAACAGAGGAAAGAATGCACCTGAAATAAATATTTCAACCTCTCAAATGTTCAACAGTTACACGAGCCAAAATGAAACAGTGGCTGCAATGGAACTCGAATCAGACAGTAGCACGGACGGAACCTCAAACGGACTTCGACCAGACCTTGAGACTCGTTGGAATCTCGCCGGATTCAACTCGACTGATCTTGGACGACAGTAACGCTTTCCAAAACAACTCACAGCTAATCAAGGGATAAGAAACCCGGTGATGGGAACTCGGCAatacaacaaacaacaacaaatgtTAAACAAGAATCACGAACTGTACTCGAACGACAACTCAGACTTTGAAAACAGTATCACCTCGAATCGATGTCGGAAGACTCGAAAACATACAGAACTTTGGGGTTTTTGAATGTCTTCAGCTGAGTTTCAGTTTTGGTTTTGGTGCTCGATTGGGTTGGTTTCTGACATTGTTTTTCCTGGTTGTGTTGCTGCGTTTTCCAGCAGAGCTTTTGGAGCTTTTGGCGTTATTTTATGGAAGGAGATGAGTAGCGTTTTCGTGTATTCCGAGTAGGGGTCGCTGGTTGGTGTTGTCACTCGCCGATGATCAATTTCGTCGAAGTAACAGCTCGAGTGAAGGATATGGTAGAAGGGTCGAGGTCAGCAGCTGCGGCTTCTAGCTCTCTTTAGTATATTTCAGGCGTTAGGGTTTTGTGTTTGGTTCCATGCTCtcttgttcaagaagaagaagaagcaaccatGGGTGTGTGGCTAAGCTCTTGACTACTTGGAGAAGATGAAAGGTCTCTCAATGTAAAAATGGCTGAAGCTGTGATGCCTAGGGGTCAGTCGTGCTTTCTcaaagttgaagaagaagatgaggacgATGGGGAAGGGTCTGTTTTTTGTTAAAAATCTGCCATTGAAATGGCTCTTCGTCTCTTGTTGAAGGAGACCAGATTTTTTAGGGGAAAGGGGTCCTTCATGAAGGCTGCGCAGCTCAGTCTATTCcccttcttttttgatttttaagcattaatttatagctagagtctaggtttaggtgtatttttgtatattttgcccattagtccctaggtcttttgtgtattaggtccttagggtctttttgtttgtttttattccaaataagagtctagaagggtccctaggcctAATGGACTAATCCGACTTGGGCCAAGAACTGgcttctaaaactcttaaaattatgatccaacaccttaatcgactccttttaaaataagataaaaatactacataatgcaaaagctaacatgaaactattatatatttttttgtattttctagatcatgtaaagataaaaataaggtactattttgtatatattttttatttaaatttatgaaagatacgtaagctaaaatattttttgtaattttccatttttatgacgaaaataaagtaaagaagtcaaaaatagttgaaatagctatattaggcctaaattaaatatttacatgctaaaatataaaaaatctcggggagggtaaatcacatgtctacaattctctcatagatggtgaggacacgcatgACTGATGTTCTAGACCCGGGCGGAGTTGCTTCCCCctttgctagaggccgaggcagaggccgggggagggcactgGCCCATGTtaggggacgagggcatcccagagTTGTCCTAGTAGTACCACCAGCAGATATCGCTCGAGATCCtatcattgaggagcagggcgaggtgcccgtaGCTGAGCCTACCCCGGCAGACTTTATAACAACACCGGGATTTCAGGAGATCATGGGCCGTATGTTGCGGTTCAAGGATACTATGACTCAGGCAGGGTTATTTCAAGCAGATCCAGCTAAATCACAgatgggagggggagcacagacccctactgcttaGGCTCTTAGTCATGCAGCTGTAGTGTATCAGACCCCGGGTGCACTACCCGCATATGGGGCCCAGCCAATTTTCGCAGTGGCGCCTCAGCCCAAACCAGCTGCAGATGGTGACCCGTAGAAGCTGTTGGAAAGATAGACTAGAATTCACCCTCTAGTCTTcgggggtgagcgtcatgaggatgctcAGGACTTTATAGacaggtgcagggacagactgcacaacatgaggatattggagtcgcatggagttgacttcactacttttcagtttgagggcagggcccgtagatggtggcagtcctatgttcttagcaggccagcaggttctcctcccatcacaTGGGGTCAGTTCACATAGTTATTCTTGGATCGATACATTTCACCCCCTAAAAAGGAAGAGCTgtggtatcagtttgagcatcttgagcagggtcagatgtcggtgaccgattatgaggcgaggttctctgagttgtctcgccatgcactcatgatacttcccacagATGCAGAGAGAGTGCGGAGATTCATTGCAGGGTTGCACCCTACTATTCAAGCAGGCATGGCCTAAGAGGTAGAGATGGGTACAGAGTATCAGTTAGTGGTTGAGATTGCTCGCATGATTGAGGGATATCgtcagaggggtagagagcagctGCAGCAGGATAAAAGGGCTAGATTCTCCgaagagttcagaggtgccccggctaggggtagaggccactttgggaggggtcagcccagcaggcccccatattcagcaccaccacctgctCGGGGTGCTCCAGCGCGCCCCTATTTCAGTGCTATGCCCAAGAGTTCTTATTGCCCACCAGCTATTCAAGGTTCCTCCAATGGGTATTCAGGTCCCCCGGATTCTTTTGGTTCCTATTTCAGTGCTATGCCGGAGAGTTCATACCGTCCACCGGCTATCCAGGCTTCCTCAAGTAGATCTATGGGTTTTCAGAGTCAGCCATCAGGGCAGCAGGTCATCGTACCATATGGTTGTTTTGAGTGAGGAGACCCTGGTCACATGAGAAGATACTACCCTAGACTTTGGGGCAAGGCAGTGCAGTAGGGTCAACAGCCCATGATTTCAGCACCAACTGCCCATCCACCTAGAGGTGGAGGACAGACTGgtaggggccgtcctagaggtggaggtcaggcagggAGAGGTCAGGCAGCTACTGCTCAGTcgggtggaggccagccagtcggCGCTtcagccagattctatgcccttccggctaggccagatgcattgacctcagatgccgtcatcacatgtattatttccaTCGGTGGTAGGGATGCTTAGGTATTATTTGACccagggtctacttattcatatgtatcatctctgtttgcccGTTTCCTGGGTATTTCTCCTGAGCCTTTCGGCACTcatgttcatgtgtccactcctgtgggtgattctgtggttgtggatcggatctaccggtcctgtATGGTCACATTttgtggtttcgagactagagcagatctcttgttgcttgatatgatcaattttaaggtcatcctgggcatggattggttatctccatatcacgccaTCCTAGATTACCATGCCAAGACTATTTCACTAGCGATGCTAGGGTTGCCGAGGTTGGAGTGGAGGGGCTCCGCAGTTGATATACCTAGTCGGGTTAtttctttcctgaaggctcgacgcatggtcgagaaggggtgtttggcttatctagcttatgttcaaGACACCACTGCAgagtctccgatgattgattcagttctagtggTTCAAGAGTTCGCCGACGTATTTCCTTctaatcttccgggcatgccaccggatcgtgatattgatttctgtattgatttggctccaggcacccagcctatatctattccaccgtacTGTATGGCTcctaaggagttgaaggagcagcttgaggagttgttggtgaaggggtttgttaggcccattgtgtcaccttggggtgcactagtgttatttttgaagaagaaggatgggactatgcggatgtgcatttatgaccgccagttgaacaaagtcaccatcaagaataagtatttgtTGCcttgtatcgatgatttgttcgaccagttgtagggtgctagggtgttctctaagatagacctgaggtcagggtatcatcaaCTGAAGAATCGGGACTCGGATGTTTCGAAGACTGCATTtcagactagatatggccattatgagtttttggtgatgtcctttggcttgactaatgccccagcagcatttatggatttgatgaacagggtattcaggccttatattgattcctttgttatcgtcttcattgacgacatcttgatatattcACGTAGCTTGGGGGAGCACGAgaagcatttgagagtagtgcttcagtccttgcgagagcagaagctatatgctaagttctccaagtgtgagttttggctagagtcagtggcattcttgggacatgTCGTATCAGGAGaaggtattaaggtggatcccaagaagattgaggcagttcagagttggccacgtcctacttcagtgaccgagATTAAGAGCTTCCTGggattggcaggttattaccggcGATTCATGCAGGGCTTTTTATCTATTGCATCAcatttgactagattgacccagaagggtgctccattccgttAGTCCAAtgattgtgaggagagcttccagaatCTCAAGGCAGCgttgactacaacaccagttcCTGTATTGCCTCCGGCtcggggatgtatacggtatattgcgacGCTTTATGTGTTGGCCTAagatgtgtattgatgtaggaggggcgagttattgcatacgCTTCGTGtcagctgaaggttcatgagaagaattatcctgtgcacgatTTAGAGTTGGCGgcaattgttcatgctcttaagatatggaggcattatctgtatggggtgtcatgtgaggtttatactgatcaccgcagcttacaacatttgttcaagtagagggatcttaatttgaggcagcgcaggtggcttgagttactgaaagattatgacatcaccattttttatcatccgggcaaggcaaaatgtggtcgcggatgccttgaccagaaaggcagagagtatgggtagtttggcatttattccagcagaggagaggccgCTAGCTTCGGACATTCAGTCCTTAGATAcaagacttgtgaggttggacatttcagagcccaaCCAAGTTCTAGCATGTGTgattgctcagtcttcattattggggcagatcaaggcccggcagtttgatgatccacattt
The Nicotiana sylvestris chromosome 11, ASM39365v2, whole genome shotgun sequence DNA segment above includes these coding regions:
- the LOC138881790 gene encoding uncharacterized protein is translated as MISAPTAHPPRGGGQTGRGRPRGGGQAGRGQAATAQSGGGQPVGASARFYALPARPDALTSDAVITWSTYSYVSSLFARFLGISPEPFGTHVHVSTPVGDSVVVDRIYRSCMVTFCGFETRADLLLLDMINFKVILGMDWLSPYHAILDYHAKTISLAMLGLPRLEWRGSAVDIPSRVISFLKARRMVEKGCLAYLAYVQDTTAESPMIDSVLVVQEFADVFPSNLPGMPPDRDIDFCIDLAPGTQPISIPPYCMAPKELKEQLEELLGARVFSKIDLRSGYHQLKNRDSDVSKTAFQTRYGHYEFLVMSFGLTNAPAAFMDLMNRVFRPYIDSFVIVFIDDILIYSRSLGEHEKHLRVVLQSLREQKLYAKFSKCEFWLESVAFLGHVVSGEGIKVDPKKIEAVQSWPRPTSVTEIKSFLGLAGYYRRFMQGFLSIASHLTRLTQKGAPFR